A region from the Poecilia reticulata strain Guanapo linkage group LG12, Guppy_female_1.0+MT, whole genome shotgun sequence genome encodes:
- the LOC103473494 gene encoding N-lysine methyltransferase KMT5A-B-like, with translation MRSSMKPWSCFSGYGVIATKNIEPGEFLLEYVGRHITGSEGEDLYKEYSAEDAAFLYFYNFQGQNFCIDGSKDTTRLGRLINDDHIKPNSKIKIILDEQQKPHLCAFAITEILAGEEIVYDYENPNCQWRQKTTSFSSNEHMEKKQKDNT, from the exons ATGCGAAGCTCAATGAAACCCTGGTCGTGTTTTTCAGGTTATGGAGTTATTGCCACCAAAAACATTGAGCCAGGAGAATTCCTGCTGGAGTATGTTGGAAGACATATCACTGGCTCTGAGGGAGAGGACCTGTATAAAGAGTACTCGGCTGAAGATGCagcatttttgtatttctacaACTTCCAAGGACAAAACTTCTG cattgATGGCAGTAAAGATACAACAAGACTTGGAAGACTCATCAATGATGACCACATCAAGCcaaacagcaaaattaaaatt ATATTGGACGAGCAACAAAAACCACATCTGTGTGCATTTGCAATCACAGAAATTCTTGCAGGAGAAGAAATCGTCTACGACTATGAAAACCCCAACTGTCAATGGCGACAG aaGACAACTTCCTTCTCTTCTAATGAACACATGGAAAAGAAG CAGAAAGATAATACATAA